The following are encoded in a window of Helicobacter ganmani genomic DNA:
- a CDS encoding spermine/spermidine synthase domain-containing protein translates to MWVTKSYNDKFQQEYKIERKLHEVKGERHTLELFTSKAFGEIALLEEGMLLQKMLCVQSEFLAHLLACSHRAPKRVLIAGSFNLEIAFEFLRHQDLCVDFLQFDLKVLESLVSFFPHYKEVMESPRFTLIPQQSKEFLRQNTQENRVSYDIVLLLDSAQQAQDYQPLLEEKGILMIKSPQILLETLEVKRLLESLGDFGVKMPCFAPLSLLQDCYIFASKIYHPTADIQLQRADMLEGLQYYHANLHLSAFVLPKSVKNMLFGVAKN, encoded by the coding sequence ATGTGGGTTACAAAATCCTATAACGATAAATTTCAACAAGAATATAAAATAGAACGCAAATTGCACGAAGTCAAAGGTGAAAGGCATACATTGGAGCTTTTTACCTCCAAAGCATTTGGTGAGATTGCCTTGCTAGAAGAAGGAATGTTGCTTCAAAAAATGCTTTGTGTGCAAAGTGAGTTTTTGGCACATCTCTTGGCTTGTTCGCACAGAGCACCCAAGCGTGTATTGATTGCGGGAAGTTTCAACTTAGAAATTGCTTTTGAATTTTTGCGTCATCAAGATTTATGCGTAGATTTTTTGCAATTTGATTTAAAGGTTTTAGAATCGCTTGTTAGCTTTTTTCCGCATTATAAAGAAGTAATGGAATCCCCGCGCTTTACTTTGATTCCACAGCAAAGTAAAGAATTTTTAAGGCAAAATACACAAGAAAATCGGGTAAGTTATGATATTGTCCTGCTTTTGGATTCTGCACAGCAAGCGCAGGATTATCAGCCTTTGCTAGAAGAAAAAGGAATTTTAATGATAAAATCACCACAGATTCTTTTAGAAACCTTAGAAGTCAAGCGTTTATTGGAATCTTTGGGAGATTTTGGGGTGAAAATGCCTTGTTTCGCGCCTTTGTCTCTTTTACAAGATTGTTATATTTTTGCCTCTAAAATCTATCACCCCACAGCGGATATTCAGTTGCAACGCGCAGATATGTTAGAGGGATTGCAATATTATCACGCAAATTTACATTTGAGTGCATTTGTGTTACCAAAATCCGTTAAAAACATGCTTTTTGGAGTAGCGAAAAATTGA
- the coaE gene encoding dephospho-CoA kinase (Dephospho-CoA kinase (CoaE) performs the final step in coenzyme A biosynthesis.), with protein MKLRYAIALSGGIASGKSTVASLLKLYGYHIICADEIAHTILDSSAKEVIALFGDEILSADCSDCALRIDRQKLGKIVFADKVARGKLESILHPKIRKEILQQAQKQESKKVLYFIDIPLFFETKHYPIQQSLLIYTTKDLQIERLKKRNHLSEQDALCRIESQMPLEDKCAMASYVIDNSGSLEELQSAVETYLHSLQKLKI; from the coding sequence TTGAAGCTTAGATATGCTATTGCATTAAGCGGTGGAATCGCAAGTGGCAAAAGCACAGTGGCTTCGCTGCTAAAGCTTTATGGGTATCATATTATTTGTGCAGATGAGATTGCACATACGATATTGGATTCTAGCGCAAAAGAAGTGATTGCGCTTTTTGGTGATGAAATCTTAAGTGCAGATTGTAGTGATTGCGCATTGAGGATTGATAGGCAAAAATTAGGAAAGATTGTGTTTGCAGACAAAGTTGCTAGGGGCAAGTTGGAATCCATTTTGCACCCAAAAATCCGAAAAGAGATTCTACAACAAGCGCAAAAGCAAGAAAGTAAAAAGGTTTTATATTTTATTGATATTCCTTTATTTTTTGAGACAAAACATTATCCAATTCAGCAATCTCTGCTGATTTACACAACAAAGGATTTACAGATTGAACGTCTTAAGAAACGCAATCACCTAAGTGAGCAAGATGCGCTTTGTCGTATAGAATCGCAAATGCCATTAGAAGATAAATGCGCAATGGCTAGTTATGTGATTGACAATTCAGGAAGCTTAGAGGAATTGCAAAGTGCGGTGGAAACTTATTTGCACTCTCTACAAAAGCTTAAAATTTAA
- a CDS encoding efflux transporter outer membrane subunit: MFKIFKICFPLAILAILGSGCSLSPKYAQPQTNLPDSQEAIQSAQEIAISQKWWEEFGDETLNRFVEEALQNNYDLLVAMQRVEQARSQWSYARSDRYPNIQAQGGATKNRKNLAQNQPDNYNNFSLSAVLSFELDLWGRARDADRRALAQLFAVKANRDMVRLSLVSNVAESYFGILTLNNQVQISKNTLKSREENYEYRKKEFDVGKISEIDMQQAKSEMASVRAQLQSLLMEQNAAQSAFLILLGRDGAGVFANEIPTQPQDLPNSPMIEAGLPSSILEKRPDIEAAEQNLKAANFNIGIARSAYFPTISLTGLFGYVSPQLNELVNTSNSTWNFGGNFVGNLIDFGRTSSNVDLAKSQYEEMILNYGQTLRTAFGEVRESLFNYQMTGEKLSSLDEQVLALKRTLELANLRYGEGYTNYLEVLSTQSSLFSAELSQQSAKLETLSAAISLYKAFGGGWDKEKYQEE, encoded by the coding sequence ATGTTTAAGATTTTTAAAATTTGTTTTCCTCTTGCGATATTGGCTATTTTAGGAAGTGGTTGTTCTCTTTCTCCAAAATATGCGCAACCACAAACAAACTTGCCGGATTCTCAAGAGGCAATACAATCTGCGCAAGAAATAGCAATTTCGCAAAAATGGTGGGAAGAGTTTGGAGATGAGACTTTAAATCGTTTTGTGGAGGAAGCATTGCAGAATAATTATGATTTACTTGTTGCAATGCAAAGAGTAGAGCAGGCGCGTAGTCAATGGAGCTATGCGAGAAGCGACCGCTATCCTAATATCCAAGCACAGGGCGGGGCAACAAAGAATCGCAAAAATCTAGCGCAAAATCAGCCAGACAATTATAACAATTTCTCTTTAAGTGCGGTTTTGAGCTTCGAGCTTGATTTGTGGGGACGCGCAAGAGATGCGGACAGAAGAGCTTTGGCGCAGTTGTTTGCAGTGAAGGCAAATCGGGATATGGTGCGCTTAAGCCTTGTTTCAAATGTTGCAGAAAGTTATTTTGGAATCCTAACACTAAATAATCAAGTGCAGATTTCTAAAAATACCTTAAAAAGTCGCGAGGAAAATTACGAATATCGCAAGAAAGAGTTTGATGTAGGTAAAATTTCTGAAATTGATATGCAACAAGCGAAATCCGAAATGGCAAGTGTGCGTGCGCAGTTGCAGAGCCTTTTAATGGAGCAAAATGCTGCACAAAGTGCATTTTTGATTTTGCTTGGACGCGACGGAGCGGGAGTTTTTGCTAATGAGATTCCAACACAACCACAAGATTTGCCTAATTCTCCTATGATTGAGGCAGGTTTGCCCTCTAGTATTTTAGAGAAGCGACCAGACATTGAAGCGGCAGAACAGAATCTCAAAGCTGCAAATTTTAATATTGGAATCGCAAGAAGTGCATATTTTCCAACGATTTCTTTAACGGGGCTTTTTGGTTATGTAAGCCCGCAATTAAATGAGCTTGTGAATACTTCTAATTCTACATGGAATTTCGGAGGAAACTTTGTTGGAAATTTGATTGATTTTGGACGCACAAGCTCTAATGTAGATTTGGCTAAATCTCAATATGAAGAGATGATTCTAAACTATGGACAGACTTTGCGCACTGCCTTTGGTGAAGTCCGAGAAAGCTTGTTTAATTATCAAATGACAGGAGAGAAGTTGAGCAGTTTAGATGAGCAGGTTTTAGCACTTAAGCGCACATTGGAGCTCGCGAATTTACGCTATGGTGAAGGTTACACGAATTACCTTGAAGTGCTTAGTACACA
- a CDS encoding META domain-containing protein, protein MRKMQEILKWGLFGMAMSAAAFTFVSCSSSVVTPNDLKFAPCYHQGTKTAKNCEEVDFVTLLESKKEWKIHSYHFKGKTIILEKNVENLPILQFSKNQIYGTFGCNQFFGSYLIQEQSFHLDNVGMTRKMCEPNTMTHEDILVQNFLNASTKILVVEESKGMSKIFFIGKDFYLVLN, encoded by the coding sequence ATGCGTAAAATGCAAGAAATTTTGAAATGGGGTTTGTTTGGTATGGCGATGAGTGCGGCGGCTTTTACCTTTGTAAGTTGTAGTTCTAGTGTTGTTACTCCCAATGACCTAAAGTTTGCTCCCTGCTATCATCAAGGAACAAAGACGGCTAAGAATTGTGAGGAAGTGGATTTTGTAACGCTTTTGGAATCCAAAAAAGAATGGAAAATCCATTCATATCATTTCAAAGGCAAAACCATTATTTTAGAAAAAAATGTAGAGAATCTCCCGATTTTGCAGTTCTCCAAAAATCAAATCTATGGCACTTTTGGATGTAATCAATTTTTTGGAAGTTATTTGATTCAAGAGCAATCTTTCCACCTAGACAATGTCGGAATGACGCGTAAAATGTGCGAACCCAATACGATGACACACGAAGACATTTTGGTGCAAAACTTTCTTAATGCTTCTACAAAGATTCTTGTAGTAGAAGAAAGCAAGGGAATGAGTAAAATTTTCTTTATAGGAAAAGATTTTTATTTGGTATTGAACTAA
- a CDS encoding efflux RND transporter permease subunit yields the protein MFSKFFIERPVLAMVMSIIIVIAGALSAFSLAVEEYPQVTPPEVAVSATYPGASAEVISNTVASVLENSINGVENMIYMQSSSTSSGSLSINVYFTNETDPDQATINVNNRVQAVLSQLPQEVQRYGVTVNKQSSTILAVYSLFSDMPNQDATYIANYAAINILDELKRVPGVGDATLFSRQEYSMRIWLSPDKLTKYNLTPSEVIALVQEQNSQFAAGFFGQEPVRKDLEFTYSVTTKGRFSDAKEFEEILIKTNEDGSALRLKDIARIELGAEDYSVNAYYNQKEAVAFGVFLQPGANALDVADGVAAKLEELSKDFPDGLQYAIPYDTTQFVKISIGEVIKTFVEAIILVVIVIYFFLQNFRATIIPVIAVPVSIIGSFAGMYLLGFSINLLTLFGLILAIGIVVDDAIIVIENVERLIHAEKLPVKEATIKAMEEIQSPVIAIVLVLSAVFIPVAFIGGFSGEIYKQFAVTIVISVVISGFVALTLTPALCVSILKTKEPKPFYIVKKFNTFFDWLTHKFTEKVAHTIRRGSLYVILFVGLLAITAGLFTRVPSGLVPSEDKGVLLISMQLPPATALSKTTQMADFVAESVMNNPNSYSIMTLAGYDMLSSAVRSHGGTAFIMLKDWKERKSAGQHSQALAGSLTGQLMKYPSAIIFALNPPPIMGLSLTDGFEMYIQDRTGAPVQELQKNTQLVLEAAQKRPELTGLRTTLSVNVPQYHIDLDREKAKAMGVNVVDAFTTLQATFGAYYVNDFNLFGRTYKVNVQSESPFREKPEDLRNVFVRSNSGELVPISALVKYERVIGPDILERFNLFPAAQISGDAKPGYSSGDALLAIEEVANEVLPEGYTIAFSGSSYQEKASSGTGAVAFIFGLVFVFLILAAQYERWLMPLAVVTAVPFAVFGAILATWLRGLNNDIYFQVGLITLIALAAKNAILIIEFAMQAREHEGKDIYDSAVEAARLRFRPIVMTSLAFTIGVFPLAISTGAGAASRHAIGTGVIGGMLAATFIATFFIPLFYTYFARFSEFIASFRSKHV from the coding sequence ATGTTTTCTAAATTTTTTATTGAACGTCCTGTTTTGGCAATGGTGATGTCCATTATCATTGTCATTGCTGGGGCTTTGTCGGCTTTTTCTTTGGCAGTGGAGGAATATCCTCAAGTAACTCCACCAGAAGTCGCAGTATCTGCTACTTATCCCGGCGCAAGTGCGGAAGTTATTTCTAATACCGTTGCAAGTGTATTGGAGAATAGTATCAACGGGGTAGAAAATATGATTTATATGCAAAGTTCTTCCACTTCTAGTGGTTCTTTAAGCATTAATGTGTATTTTACCAATGAAACAGACCCAGACCAAGCGACCATCAATGTAAATAATCGTGTGCAAGCTGTGTTAAGTCAATTACCACAAGAAGTCCAAAGGTATGGCGTAACAGTTAATAAGCAGTCTTCTACGATTTTGGCGGTTTATTCATTATTTTCTGATATGCCCAATCAAGATGCAACTTATATTGCAAACTATGCCGCAATTAATATTTTAGATGAGTTAAAACGTGTGCCGGGCGTTGGTGATGCAACACTCTTTAGCAGACAAGAATACTCTATGCGTATTTGGCTTTCTCCTGATAAATTGACCAAATACAACCTTACTCCCTCCGAAGTAATTGCTCTAGTTCAAGAGCAAAATTCGCAGTTTGCCGCAGGATTCTTTGGACAAGAACCCGTGCGAAAGGATTTAGAATTTACTTATAGTGTAACAACAAAAGGACGTTTTAGTGATGCAAAAGAGTTTGAGGAAATTTTGATTAAGACAAACGAAGATGGTTCTGCTCTGCGTCTTAAGGATATTGCACGGATTGAATTGGGGGCGGAGGATTATAGTGTGAATGCTTACTATAATCAAAAAGAGGCAGTTGCCTTTGGTGTTTTTTTGCAACCCGGAGCCAATGCGTTAGATGTCGCCGATGGTGTGGCTGCAAAGCTAGAGGAGCTTTCAAAAGATTTCCCTGATGGTTTGCAGTATGCGATTCCTTATGATACAACACAATTTGTGAAAATATCTATCGGTGAGGTGATTAAAACTTTTGTTGAAGCAATTATTCTTGTTGTGATTGTTATTTACTTCTTTTTACAAAACTTTAGGGCGACGATTATTCCTGTTATTGCAGTGCCAGTGTCTATTATTGGCTCATTTGCGGGAATGTATTTGCTCGGATTTTCTATCAATCTATTGACACTTTTTGGGCTTATCTTGGCGATTGGAATCGTCGTAGATGATGCGATTATTGTTATAGAAAATGTAGAGCGACTTATTCACGCAGAAAAACTCCCCGTAAAAGAAGCCACGATTAAGGCAATGGAGGAGATTCAAAGCCCGGTTATCGCAATTGTATTGGTGCTCTCTGCGGTGTTTATTCCTGTTGCGTTTATTGGAGGATTTAGTGGAGAGATTTACAAGCAGTTTGCGGTAACTATTGTTATTTCAGTTGTTATTTCAGGATTTGTTGCTTTGACGCTTACGCCTGCACTTTGTGTGTCAATCCTTAAAACAAAAGAACCAAAGCCTTTTTATATTGTTAAGAAATTCAACACTTTCTTTGATTGGCTTACACATAAATTTACTGAAAAAGTCGCGCATACGATTCGACGTGGAAGTTTGTATGTGATTCTTTTTGTGGGGTTATTGGCAATTACAGCAGGACTTTTTACGCGTGTGCCAAGTGGGCTTGTGCCATCAGAAGATAAGGGTGTTTTGCTTATTTCTATGCAGCTTCCACCAGCAACTGCTCTTAGCAAAACAACACAAATGGCAGATTTTGTGGCAGAATCAGTAATGAATAATCCAAACTCCTATTCTATTATGACACTCGCAGGTTATGATATGCTCTCAAGTGCAGTAAGAAGTCATGGTGGTACAGCGTTTATTATGTTAAAAGATTGGAAAGAAAGAAAGAGTGCAGGGCAGCATTCTCAAGCTTTAGCGGGCTCTCTAACAGGACAGCTTATGAAATATCCTAGCGCAATTATTTTCGCACTCAATCCTCCACCGATTATGGGACTTAGCTTGACAGATGGATTTGAAATGTATATACAAGACCGCACAGGAGCTCCTGTGCAAGAGTTGCAAAAAAACACGCAGCTTGTTTTAGAGGCTGCACAAAAGCGTCCAGAACTCACAGGACTACGAACAACCTTGAGCGTAAATGTGCCGCAATATCACATAGATTTGGATAGAGAAAAAGCAAAAGCAATGGGGGTGAATGTGGTTGATGCCTTTACGACACTTCAAGCAACTTTTGGGGCATATTATGTCAATGATTTTAATCTCTTTGGGCGCACTTACAAGGTGAATGTGCAATCTGAAAGTCCTTTTAGAGAAAAGCCAGAGGATTTGCGTAATGTCTTTGTGCGCTCTAATAGTGGCGAACTTGTGCCGATTAGCGCGCTTGTAAAATATGAACGCGTGATTGGTCCAGATATTTTGGAGCGATTTAATCTCTTCCCGGCAGCACAAATTTCAGGAGATGCAAAACCGGGCTATTCTTCAGGGGACGCACTTTTGGCGATTGAAGAAGTCGCTAATGAAGTTTTGCCAGAGGGTTATACGATTGCATTTTCGGGAAGTTCTTATCAAGAAAAAGCAAGCAGTGGGACAGGAGCGGTTGCTTTTATCTTTGGACTTGTTTTTGTTTTCTTGATTCTAGCGGCACAATATGAGCGGTGGCTTATGCCTCTTGCAGTTGTTACTGCTGTGCCTTTTGCGGTGTTTGGTGCGATTTTAGCAACTTGGCTTAGAGGATTAAACAATGATATTTATTTCCAAGTCGGGTTGATTACCTTGATTGCACTAGCAGCAAAAAATGCGATTTTGATTATTGAGTTTGCAATGCAGGCGCGAGAACACGAGGGTAAGGATATTTATGATTCTGCGGTGGAAGCAGCAAGATTGCGATTCCGCCCGATTGTAATGACTTCGCTTGCATTTACAATCGGTGTTTTTCCTCTCGCAATTAGCACAGGTGCAGGGGCAGCTAGTCGCCACGCAATCGGAACAGGTGTCATTGGTGGAATGCTTGCAGCAACTTTTATTGCTACTTTCTTTATTCCGCTTTTTTATACTTATTTTGCAAGATTTAGCGAATTTATCGCGTCTTTTAGGAGCAAACATGTTTAA
- a CDS encoding efflux RND transporter periplasmic adaptor subunit, with protein sequence MKNYLKILSQLFLGVLCGVVLLTGCSKENKGGEQQQNMALPVNTHNVKRQDVPINFEYPAKLTSLQSVGIYARVEGVLLEQYFVEGALVKKGDKLFKIEPDKYQAAVNMARAAFKAAQRDWIRAQKLFKNKALSPKEYDSAQSTYENTRANLDAAMIDLGYTDVMATASGKISMKRYDIGDLVGKVGADNLLTTITQLDPIHAEFSIPSNDYYFLRTLDYENVKVIYLLSDGTPFDNLGKLDFIDSVLEPSTATIKARAIVENPEHLLVPGEFSRIRLDGIIAKDCIAIPQVALMQDAKGSFVFKVVEGKAQPTPVVLGYNIGNDVIIKSGLNDGDIIVTSQLIKLRPGAPVTPLNQAQTNQAPNNQAKP encoded by the coding sequence ATGAAAAATTATCTTAAAATACTTTCTCAATTATTTTTAGGCGTCCTTTGTGGTGTTGTCTTATTAACAGGTTGTTCTAAAGAAAATAAAGGCGGAGAACAACAGCAAAATATGGCACTTCCTGTTAATACGCATAATGTTAAAAGACAAGATGTGCCGATTAACTTTGAATATCCTGCAAAGCTAACAAGTTTGCAGAGTGTAGGAATCTATGCACGTGTAGAGGGAGTTTTGTTGGAGCAATATTTTGTTGAGGGTGCATTGGTTAAAAAGGGCGATAAGCTCTTTAAAATTGAACCTGACAAATATCAAGCAGCTGTCAATATGGCACGAGCAGCTTTTAAAGCTGCACAACGTGATTGGATTAGAGCACAAAAGCTTTTCAAAAATAAAGCACTTAGCCCAAAAGAATATGATTCTGCACAATCTACTTATGAAAATACGCGTGCGAACTTGGACGCGGCAATGATTGATTTGGGTTACACTGATGTAATGGCAACTGCAAGTGGTAAAATCAGTATGAAGCGTTACGACATCGGTGATTTGGTGGGTAAAGTAGGAGCAGATAATTTGCTCACAACCATTACGCAATTAGACCCAATCCACGCAGAATTTTCTATCCCTAGCAATGATTATTATTTCTTGCGCACTTTGGATTATGAAAATGTCAAGGTGATTTATCTGCTTTCTGATGGCACACCTTTTGATAATCTTGGTAAATTAGACTTTATTGATAGCGTTTTAGAACCAAGTACGGCAACAATTAAAGCGCGTGCTATTGTAGAGAATCCAGAGCATTTGTTGGTGCCCGGAGAATTTTCGCGCATTCGTTTAGATGGAATCATCGCAAAAGATTGCATTGCGATTCCACAAGTAGCACTAATGCAAGACGCCAAAGGAAGCTTTGTCTTTAAAGTTGTGGAGGGGAAAGCCCAGCCAACACCTGTGGTGTTAGGTTATAATATCGGTAACGATGTGATAATCAAAAGTGGTTTGAATGACGGAGATATAATTGTTACAAGTCAGTTGATTAAATTGCGCCCGGGTGCTCCAGTAACTCCGCTCAATCAGGCACAGACCAATCAAGCTCCAAACAATCAGGCTAAGCCTTAA